The following are encoded together in the Synergistota bacterium genome:
- a CDS encoding glucose 1-dehydrogenase, whose amino-acid sequence MRELKANLIGKVALITGGSKGIGKAITMALAECGAKVAIASRTFEDLQKVKREIEEKGGKCFTVTGDVSKVSDCYEIVEKTYQHYGKLDILVNSAGINIPKPALEVTEEDWEKVLSINLKGTFFCSQAAAKKMILQRKGKIINITSQMAFVGFYKRAAYCASKGGVTQLTKVLAIEWAPYNINVNCVAPTFIYTPMTKPMFEDKDFHEEVLRRIPMGRIGNPEDVVGAVIYLSSEDSNLVTGSTILVDGGWVAW is encoded by the coding sequence ATGCGCGAGTTAAAGGCTAACTTAATCGGAAAGGTCGCCCTGATAACAGGGGGAAGTAAAGGAATAGGAAAAGCCATAACTATGGCTTTAGCGGAGTGTGGCGCTAAAGTGGCAATCGCCAGTCGAACTTTCGAAGACCTTCAAAAGGTAAAAAGAGAAATCGAAGAAAAAGGGGGCAAATGCTTTACGGTAACCGGCGACGTTAGTAAGGTGTCAGATTGCTATGAAATAGTTGAAAAAACCTATCAACATTACGGCAAACTAGATATCCTGGTAAATAGCGCAGGAATCAACATCCCTAAACCCGCCCTTGAAGTAACGGAAGAAGATTGGGAAAAGGTTTTATCCATAAACTTAAAAGGGACTTTCTTCTGCTCTCAAGCTGCCGCAAAGAAAATGATCCTCCAACGCAAGGGAAAAATCATAAACATTACCTCACAAATGGCATTCGTAGGATTCTATAAAAGAGCAGCATACTGTGCAAGTAAAGGTGGCGTAACCCAACTCACTAAGGTTTTAGCTATCGAGTGGGCTCCATATAACATCAATGTAAACTGCGTAGCACCAACATTTATATACACACCTATGACGAAACCTATGTTCGAAGATAAGGATTTTCATGAGGAGGTCTTAAGAAGGATCCCCATGGGACGCATAGGTAATCCAGAGGATGTTGTAGGAGCAGTGATTTACCTGTCCTCCGAAGACTCTAACCTTGTAACGGGAAGCACAATCCTCGTTGATGGCGGATGGGTTGCATGGTAA
- a CDS encoding TRAP transporter large permease subunit translates to MGDTGILAIMMFPLIALGVFLGFPVFAVLMGAALLLGFIGWGPQVMDQMVSCAFWVLMNDALPAVPLFVFMGSMMEKSRLADKAFKLMQIILGPIRGSLALATIVLCTLLAAGTGIVGASVTMMGLLALPVMLERKYDIPLATGTIIAGGTLGILIPPSIMLVLYGPLANLSVARLFTAAIMPGLLLSGLYIAYIFIRCLINPSLGPALPPEERKVPLKQLLALISLDLIPFLFTILAVLGSILFGLASPTEAAGVGCVASLALAAIHKQLNLKNILAAVKETAMTSSFILTITLGANIFTGVFLALGGGTVITNLLMSLPLGPYGILFVILAIIFILGFFIDWIAILLIFIPIVTPIVPKLGFNPLWFATVVCVCLQTSFLTPPFAYSIFYLKGIAPPQVKLNHIYKGVVPFVILQLIGTALCVKYPQIVLWLPKLMYGR, encoded by the coding sequence ATGGGTGATACTGGCATACTAGCTATAATGATGTTTCCCTTAATAGCCTTGGGGGTCTTTTTAGGCTTTCCCGTGTTTGCAGTCCTCATGGGAGCAGCCTTGCTTTTGGGCTTTATAGGTTGGGGTCCCCAAGTGATGGACCAGATGGTCTCCTGTGCCTTCTGGGTTTTGATGAATGATGCTTTACCTGCTGTTCCCTTGTTCGTATTCATGGGTAGCATGATGGAAAAATCAAGATTGGCTGATAAAGCGTTTAAACTTATGCAGATCATATTAGGACCTATAAGGGGGTCTTTAGCGCTAGCAACCATAGTCTTATGCACATTGCTTGCAGCTGGAACGGGAATAGTGGGAGCTTCCGTTACAATGATGGGATTACTTGCCTTACCCGTCATGCTAGAACGCAAATATGACATTCCTCTAGCTACAGGAACGATAATAGCGGGAGGAACGTTAGGTATTTTAATACCTCCAAGCATAATGCTTGTACTATACGGCCCGCTGGCAAATCTATCGGTAGCAAGGCTATTTACAGCTGCTATAATGCCTGGTTTACTTCTTTCAGGCCTCTATATAGCTTACATATTTATAAGATGCCTTATAAACCCAAGCTTAGGTCCCGCACTACCACCGGAAGAAAGAAAGGTACCCTTAAAGCAGCTTTTAGCCTTAATATCCTTAGACTTGATCCCATTTCTTTTCACGATATTGGCAGTTTTAGGCTCCATACTTTTCGGCTTAGCATCTCCCACAGAGGCCGCTGGAGTAGGATGCGTAGCCTCCTTAGCCTTAGCAGCGATTCATAAGCAACTTAACCTTAAGAACATCTTAGCTGCAGTTAAAGAAACGGCTATGACATCTTCCTTCATACTCACTATAACCTTGGGAGCTAACATCTTCACAGGGGTATTTTTAGCCTTAGGAGGAGGTACCGTGATAACAAACCTATTGATGAGCTTACCCTTAGGACCCTACGGAATCCTATTTGTTATATTAGCTATAATCTTCATTCTCGGCTTCTTCATAGACTGGATAGCTATACTTCTCATATTCATCCCAATAGTTACACCAATAGTTCCAAAGCTTGGGTTTAACCCCTTATGGTTTGCTACGGTAGTATGCGTATGCTTGCAAACTTCCTTCTTAACTCCTCCCTTTGCTTACTCCATCTTTTACCTCAAAGGGATAGCTCCACCTCAGGTTAAGCTAAATCATATATATAAGGGAGTAGTGCCTTTCGTTATACTACAGCTAATTGGAACAGCCTTATGCGTAAAATATCCTCAGATAGTG
- a CDS encoding aldehyde ferredoxin oxidoreductase family protein, with product MYGYVGKILYIDLTRKESKEVDLEERFAREYLGGPGFGAKILYEDLAEGTDPLSPENLLIVTSGPISGMPFMGSGRSTFVSKSPLTLGWMHSNMGGSFARSMKLAGYDVIVIKGKASEPLAVKVDNGRVEFLSASELWGKGALEAQDIFKERHGKDFDTFAIGPAGERLVKYACILGSGARAAGRGGLGAVMGSKSLKLFAVRGGKKLQPYDRRAFDEIRKSFTEAITKKLAHYTTYGTPFLVKVINEVHGGLGTRNFQDEVFEGALGISGETFREKHFIKNTACFGCPVACGKVFKSLRNSQVISEGPEYESIYALGSMCGISDASILIEADRKCDEYGLDTISAGVSVAFLMECYERGILTKGDVDGIDATFGNGEALLALLDKIAKREGIGDLLAEGTKRMAERIGKDAWKFAIHARGLELPGHSPRVLKVMAIGYAISNRGGSHHDSRPGPEYVMSFEDKKKIDGKARLCYEINLWTTLGDSLIICHFAENVLGTSLNERYLALVNSLTGFGLSLEELREISHRVYTLERCFNLREKKVAKEEDTLPWRILNERIPKGPAQGFGVTPEELEVMLKESYLIRGWDENGIPRESELKRLKLDFAIDDMRSVRKRYS from the coding sequence ATGTATGGCTATGTGGGTAAGATTTTATATATTGATTTGACTAGAAAGGAATCTAAAGAAGTGGACTTAGAGGAACGCTTTGCCCGTGAGTATCTAGGTGGGCCTGGCTTTGGTGCAAAAATCTTGTATGAGGATCTGGCTGAAGGGACGGATCCCTTATCCCCAGAGAATCTTCTTATAGTTACCTCAGGTCCTATTTCAGGTATGCCCTTTATGGGCTCAGGTAGGTCTACTTTTGTTTCTAAATCTCCTCTTACCTTGGGCTGGATGCATAGCAACATGGGTGGGAGCTTTGCGAGGAGTATGAAGCTAGCTGGTTACGATGTAATAGTTATAAAGGGGAAGGCAAGCGAGCCTTTAGCTGTGAAGGTTGATAATGGCAGGGTTGAGTTTTTATCTGCTTCTGAGTTATGGGGTAAGGGTGCTCTTGAAGCTCAGGATATTTTTAAAGAGAGGCATGGTAAGGATTTTGATACTTTCGCTATAGGTCCTGCTGGTGAAAGGTTAGTGAAGTATGCCTGTATATTAGGTAGCGGAGCTCGTGCAGCTGGAAGGGGTGGATTAGGTGCGGTAATGGGCTCGAAGAGCTTAAAGCTTTTTGCGGTTAGAGGTGGTAAGAAGCTTCAACCTTATGATAGGAGAGCCTTTGACGAAATTAGAAAGAGCTTCACTGAAGCTATAACTAAGAAGTTGGCGCACTATACGACTTATGGGACTCCCTTCTTGGTGAAGGTGATAAATGAGGTTCATGGTGGTCTTGGCACAAGAAACTTTCAGGACGAGGTATTTGAGGGTGCTTTAGGCATATCTGGGGAAACCTTTAGGGAGAAGCACTTCATAAAGAACACGGCTTGCTTTGGCTGTCCGGTTGCTTGCGGCAAGGTGTTTAAGTCTCTTAGAAACTCACAGGTTATTTCTGAAGGCCCTGAGTATGAATCTATTTATGCCTTAGGCTCTATGTGTGGGATAAGCGATGCGAGCATCTTAATAGAGGCCGATAGGAAGTGTGATGAGTATGGTCTTGATACGATCTCTGCTGGGGTTTCTGTGGCTTTCTTGATGGAGTGTTATGAAAGGGGAATTTTAACTAAAGGGGATGTGGATGGTATAGATGCCACCTTTGGCAATGGAGAGGCCTTGTTAGCCTTACTTGACAAGATAGCTAAAAGGGAAGGCATTGGTGATCTTTTAGCTGAGGGTACGAAGAGGATGGCTGAGAGGATAGGTAAAGATGCCTGGAAGTTTGCCATACATGCAAGGGGGCTTGAGTTACCTGGGCACTCCCCCAGAGTATTAAAAGTGATGGCTATAGGATACGCTATTTCTAATAGGGGAGGCAGCCATCATGACTCAAGGCCTGGCCCTGAATATGTCATGTCCTTTGAGGATAAGAAGAAGATAGATGGTAAGGCGAGGCTGTGTTATGAGATAAACCTCTGGACCACTTTGGGAGACTCTCTTATAATATGTCACTTTGCTGAAAACGTACTTGGGACCTCTCTGAATGAGAGATACCTAGCTCTGGTGAATTCTCTTACAGGTTTTGGTTTATCTTTGGAAGAGCTTAGGGAGATATCTCACAGGGTCTACACTCTTGAAAGGTGTTTTAACTTAAGGGAGAAGAAGGTGGCAAAGGAGGAAGACACCTTACCTTGGAGAATACTTAATGAGAGGATCCCTAAGGGTCCTGCTCAAGGTTTTGGAGTTACCCCTGAGGAGTTGGAAGTCATGCTTAAAGAATCTTATCTTATAAGAGGGTGGGATGAAAACGGTATACCGAGGGAATCCGAGCTTAAGCGCCTTAAGCTTGATTTTGCTATCGATGATATGAGATCTGTTAGGAAAAGATATAGTTAG
- a CDS encoding TRAP transporter small permease subunit produces the protein MERFLSSVDKISEAAFKVTMWLIIPLFGSLFYEVIARYGFKAPTIWSYDLTYMLYGIMFILCSPYVLSRNKHVRIDLFYEKFSPKTKNLIDAILYVVFFFPAISVLLIKGTEYAIFSWKMGETSSVSPWRPPLYPLKTIFAIAVFLLLLQGIVQFIRIVRELKKGGGANG, from the coding sequence ATGGAAAGGTTCCTTTCCTCTGTAGACAAAATAAGCGAAGCCGCGTTTAAAGTCACAATGTGGCTAATAATTCCCCTTTTCGGAAGCCTATTTTATGAGGTCATAGCAAGATATGGCTTTAAAGCTCCCACCATATGGTCTTATGACCTAACCTATATGCTCTATGGAATAATGTTTATTCTCTGCTCTCCCTATGTTTTAAGCAGAAATAAACATGTTCGCATAGACCTATTTTACGAAAAGTTTTCTCCAAAAACGAAAAATCTCATCGATGCCATACTATATGTTGTTTTCTTCTTTCCGGCTATCTCTGTACTTTTAATAAAAGGCACGGAGTATGCCATATTCTCATGGAAAATGGGAGAAACAAGCAGTGTAAGCCCTTGGCGTCCTCCCCTATATCCTCTTAAGACTATCTTCGCTATAGCCGTGTTTCTGCTACTGCTTCAAGGCATAGTTCAGTTCATAAGAATAGTTAGGGAGCTAAAGAAGGGAGGAGGAGCTAATGGGTGA
- a CDS encoding TrpB-like pyridoxal phosphate-dependent enzyme, with the protein MKVWLSKEEMPKRWLNISPYLPKPLDPPLDPQTREPISPEKLLAIFPEPIIAQEVSSDEWIDIPEEVLKVYTLWRPTPLVRAENLEKYLGTPAKIFYKHEGVSPPGSHKPNTAVAQAYYNKISGVKRLTTETGAGQWGSSLAFATQFFGLGCEVYMVRASYKQKPYRRVLMEVWGASVFPSPSDRTRAGRSFFERDPEHPGSLGIAISEAIERALEDKHTKYSLGSVLNHVLLHQTIIGLEAELQMQKIGLYPDYVVGCVGGGSNFSGLAFPFLKHKITGDKPHTEFWAVEPEACPTLTKGEYRYDYGDTVGLTPLIKMYTLGADFVPPPIHAGGLRYHGDAPLLCSFYHHGLIKACAYSQRDIFSAGVLFTKIEGILPAPESAHAVKKVIDLALECKEKKEEKVILFNLSGHGYFDLSAYDAYLKGELP; encoded by the coding sequence ATGAAGGTATGGTTATCCAAAGAAGAGATGCCCAAGCGGTGGCTAAACATCTCACCTTATCTCCCCAAGCCATTAGATCCACCTCTTGATCCACAAACGAGAGAGCCTATCTCTCCTGAAAAGCTTTTAGCTATCTTTCCCGAGCCCATCATTGCCCAAGAGGTCTCTTCCGATGAGTGGATCGATATCCCCGAAGAGGTGCTAAAGGTATACACCTTATGGAGACCAACCCCACTTGTGAGAGCAGAGAACTTAGAAAAGTATTTGGGAACGCCCGCAAAGATCTTTTACAAACACGAAGGGGTCTCTCCACCGGGAAGTCACAAACCCAATACCGCTGTGGCGCAGGCTTATTACAATAAGATCTCAGGAGTAAAAAGGCTTACTACTGAAACTGGAGCAGGACAATGGGGGAGCTCTCTAGCCTTTGCTACCCAGTTCTTTGGCTTGGGTTGCGAAGTATATATGGTTAGAGCAAGTTACAAGCAGAAGCCATATCGAAGGGTTCTTATGGAAGTATGGGGAGCTAGCGTTTTCCCATCCCCTTCCGATAGAACCAGGGCAGGAAGATCCTTCTTTGAAAGGGACCCAGAACATCCTGGAAGCCTCGGTATAGCCATAAGTGAAGCTATTGAAAGAGCCTTAGAAGATAAACATACTAAATACTCTCTCGGAAGCGTGCTTAACCATGTGCTTCTTCACCAAACCATCATCGGACTTGAAGCAGAGCTTCAAATGCAGAAAATCGGCCTTTATCCAGACTACGTGGTGGGATGCGTTGGAGGAGGGAGCAACTTCTCCGGGCTTGCCTTTCCATTTTTAAAACACAAGATCACTGGAGACAAACCCCACACAGAATTTTGGGCTGTTGAACCTGAGGCCTGTCCAACACTAACTAAAGGAGAATATCGTTATGATTATGGAGACACAGTGGGCTTAACCCCTCTAATCAAGATGTATACCCTTGGAGCAGACTTCGTACCCCCACCGATACATGCGGGAGGTCTACGCTACCACGGAGATGCGCCGCTACTATGCTCTTTCTACCACCATGGTCTCATTAAGGCCTGTGCTTACTCTCAGAGAGACATATTTTCAGCAGGCGTGCTTTTCACAAAGATAGAGGGCATTTTACCTGCTCCAGAATCAGCTCATGCAGTAAAAAAGGTAATAGACCTCGCTCTTGAATGCAAAGAGAAAAAAGAGGAGAAAGTCATACTTTTTAATCTTTCCGGTCACGGATATTTTGACCTATCCGCTTACGATGCTTATCTAAAGGGAGAGCTTCCATAA